The Campylobacter sp. CN_NE2 genome contains a region encoding:
- the glyS gene encoding glycine--tRNA ligase subunit beta yields MELLIEIGVEELPAIPFLKELPNIRGKWESILDKNLLGSEFEFEYSPRRLVIFHKDFMEFAPDKEIENIGAPKAVALKDGEFTKAALSFAAKCGISQDELKFKEINGKEVLYHKSIQKGAKSREILPVMINEFLQSLNFGKSMRWGTGEFEFIRPVRSVACLLGSEFLDFEIFGVKSQNGFFPHRNFGYDLIKFNSSSEYFSLLAKNGVILKDIMRKAKILDEFEKIEQETGFKIEIDEDLLDEVVAITEYPTALLGEFESEFLSVPKEVIITSMKENQRYFPVFKNGELSNHFVVVSNAISDDSELIVKGNEKVLRARLSDAKFFWESDLNAEFNAEKLKSVAYLNELGSVYDKELREVAVAKALAGRFDSELRAEFGGDYKEALERAVMLSKADLTSTMVGEFSELQGIMGSYYANAKNEHALVAKAIKEQYLPSGENSELPSGIFSSVVAMAVKFETLFALFSIDKIPSGNKDPYALRRAALGIIKIALNSDLNLDIKSLSDEVLAGYKKFDTQKLLNFIKDRLYTLYDFNPSVVKACINSGENDIKKLDSAINALGEISVSSEFKDNFATFKRLANIIKDEKIGSLDESLFENDAERALNSAFKEIKFNGDYKAYLNSLFGLKGVIDEFFDKVMINVNDPKIKANRIANIGQIYNAFLKVADIKEISF; encoded by the coding sequence ATGGAACTATTGATTGAAATCGGAGTTGAAGAGCTCCCCGCGATTCCCTTTTTAAAGGAGTTGCCAAATATCAGGGGCAAATGGGAAAGCATTTTGGATAAAAATTTGCTTGGTAGTGAATTTGAATTTGAGTATTCGCCTCGCAGACTTGTGATTTTTCACAAGGATTTTATGGAATTTGCACCCGATAAAGAGATAGAAAATATCGGTGCGCCAAAGGCTGTGGCGTTAAAAGACGGCGAATTTACAAAAGCGGCACTTAGCTTTGCCGCAAAATGCGGAATAAGCCAAGACGAGCTTAAATTTAAAGAGATTAACGGCAAGGAAGTTTTGTATCATAAATCGATTCAAAAAGGCGCAAAAAGCCGTGAAATTTTACCTGTTATGATAAATGAATTTTTGCAAAGTTTAAATTTTGGCAAATCTATGCGCTGGGGGACGGGCGAGTTTGAATTTATTCGCCCTGTACGGAGTGTGGCTTGTCTGCTTGGAAGCGAATTCTTAGACTTTGAAATTTTTGGCGTAAAGTCGCAAAATGGCTTTTTTCCACACAGAAATTTTGGCTATGATTTGATTAAATTTAACTCTTCTAGCGAATATTTTTCGCTTTTGGCTAAAAACGGCGTGATTTTAAAAGATATTATGCGAAAAGCAAAAATTTTAGATGAATTTGAAAAAATAGAGCAAGAAACCGGCTTTAAAATAGAAATCGATGAAGATTTGCTTGATGAAGTTGTAGCTATTACTGAGTATCCGACTGCCTTGCTTGGGGAGTTTGAGAGCGAATTTTTAAGTGTTCCAAAAGAAGTAATTATCACTTCGATGAAGGAAAATCAACGATATTTTCCTGTGTTTAAAAACGGCGAGTTAAGTAACCACTTCGTCGTCGTCAGCAACGCAATCAGCGATGATAGCGAACTTATCGTAAAAGGAAATGAAAAAGTTTTAAGAGCGCGTTTAAGCGATGCGAAATTCTTTTGGGAGAGCGATTTAAATGCCGAATTTAACGCAGAAAAGTTAAAAAGCGTGGCTTATTTAAATGAGCTTGGTAGCGTTTATGATAAAGAGCTACGCGAAGTAGCTGTCGCAAAAGCCCTTGCCGGGCGTTTTGATAGCGAGCTTAGGGCTGAATTTGGCGGAGATTATAAAGAAGCGTTAGAGCGAGCCGTAATGCTTAGTAAAGCAGATCTTACAAGCACAATGGTTGGCGAATTTAGCGAACTTCAAGGCATTATGGGAAGTTATTACGCAAATGCTAAAAATGAACACGCTCTTGTGGCAAAAGCTATAAAAGAGCAGTATTTGCCTAGTGGCGAAAATAGCGAGTTGCCAAGCGGAATTTTTAGCTCGGTTGTGGCAATGGCGGTGAAATTTGAAACGCTTTTTGCGCTTTTTAGCATTGATAAAATTCCAAGCGGAAACAAAGATCCTTACGCGCTTCGCAGGGCAGCTTTGGGGATAATAAAAATAGCGTTAAATTCGGATTTAAACTTAGATATTAAAAGCCTAAGCGATGAAGTTTTGGCTGGTTATAAAAAATTTGATACGCAAAAACTGCTAAATTTTATCAAAGATCGCCTTTATACGCTTTATGATTTTAATCCGTCTGTGGTAAAAGCGTGTATAAATAGTGGCGAAAATGATATTAAAAAGCTTGATAGCGCGATTAACGCACTTGGCGAGATTAGCGTTAGTAGCGAATTTAAGGACAATTTCGCCACTTTTAAACGCCTTGCAAATATCATAAAAGATGAAAAAATCGGTTCGCTCGATGAAAGTTTGTTTGAAAATGACGCAGAAAGGGCATTAAATTCGGCGTTTAAAGAGATTAAATTTAACGGCGATTACAAAGCTTATCTAAATTCGCTTTTTGGCTTAAAAGGCGTGATTGACGAGTTTTTCGATAAAGTTATGATAAATGTAAATGACCCAAAAATCAAAGCAAATCGCATAGCAAATATCGGTCAAATTTACAATGCGTTTTTGAAAGTCGCTGATATTAAAGAGATTAGTTTTTAA
- a CDS encoding endonuclease/exonuclease/phosphatase family protein, protein MKKIIVFLLFSVFAFCGELKIATYNVENLFDGENNGNEYSDYKVCKIKTKECFSEWDEAKYNKKLKQTAEIIKELNADIIALQEIENKAVLKELANLSGYEFYEFSASKNSPVGVGFLSKIKPKNSKFYRSKEIKTRDILRLDFEFEGVEIAVFTTHFLSAKNSFLDRRKNTIFLGDSVSGIKNAVILGDFNTDYGKSSLLREIIDTQNYTDLWDFIWFKKSSHITGRALDHILLSSELFGFARLGYKKDSFKVFRSSNNSSDHDPIYFVLTSDKDKVVKKEFKQIIIDEQKTQPKKEFSFFKKSPKSVNIDEIYGQANLKNEVKIQNAVVSFIDKKGFAIAKDGRGVFVFGDNKAVQVGDKVDILVKKAKIYNSNYEINEFEILKNHGNDGDLEKHLFKGDFANLRSGDVVGKLKGDVENGVIKTKFGEFLIYGKNGKVKNGKNLEFENAFFTIYKGKKEFIVQ, encoded by the coding sequence ATGAAAAAGATTATCGTTTTTTTGCTTTTTAGCGTTTTTGCGTTTTGTGGTGAGCTAAAAATTGCAACCTACAATGTCGAAAACCTTTTTGACGGCGAAAACAACGGCAACGAATACAGCGATTATAAAGTTTGCAAAATCAAAACAAAAGAGTGTTTTTCCGAGTGGGACGAAGCAAAATATAATAAAAAATTAAAGCAAACTGCCGAGATAATAAAAGAACTAAATGCCGATATAATCGCACTTCAAGAGATAGAAAACAAAGCAGTTTTAAAAGAGTTGGCAAATTTAAGTGGTTATGAATTTTATGAATTTTCAGCTTCTAAAAATTCGCCAGTTGGCGTTGGATTTTTATCAAAAATAAAACCTAAAAATAGCAAATTTTATAGAAGCAAAGAGATAAAAACAAGAGATATTCTAAGGCTTGATTTTGAGTTTGAGGGCGTGGAAATCGCCGTATTTACGACACATTTTTTAAGTGCGAAAAACTCATTTTTAGATCGACGAAAAAATACGATTTTCTTAGGCGATAGCGTAAGCGGTATCAAAAATGCCGTTATTTTGGGCGATTTTAATACAGATTATGGTAAAAGTTCGCTTTTAAGAGAGATTATCGATACGCAAAATTATACTGATTTGTGGGATTTTATCTGGTTTAAAAAAAGCTCACATATCACAGGCAGGGCGTTAGATCATATTTTGCTAAGTTCTGAGCTTTTTGGTTTTGCAAGACTTGGCTATAAAAAAGATAGTTTTAAGGTTTTTAGAAGTAGCAACAACTCTTCCGATCACGACCCGATTTATTTTGTTCTAACGAGCGATAAAGATAAGGTTGTCAAAAAAGAATTTAAACAAATCATAATTGATGAGCAAAAAACGCAACCAAAAAAGGAATTTTCGTTTTTCAAAAAATCGCCAAAAAGTGTAAATATCGATGAAATTTACGGACAAGCGAATTTGAAAAATGAAGTTAAAATTCAAAATGCTGTGGTTAGTTTCATCGACAAAAAAGGCTTTGCTATCGCAAAAGACGGACGGGGCGTTTTTGTTTTTGGCGATAATAAAGCCGTGCAGGTTGGCGATAAAGTCGATATTTTGGTAAAAAAAGCTAAAATTTATAATTCAAATTACGAAATAAATGAATTTGAAATTCTTAAAAATCACGGAAATGACGGCGATTTAGAAAAGCATTTATTTAAAGGCGATTTTGCGAATTTGCGAAGCGGCGATGTTGTTGGCAAACTAAAAGGCGATGTTGAAAATGGAGTTATAAAAACCAAATTTGGCGAATTTTTGATTTATGGAAAAAACGGAAAGGTAAAAAACGGCAAAAATTTGGAATTTGAAAACGCATTTTTTACGATTTACAAAGGCAAAAAGGAATTTATTGTTCAATGA
- a CDS encoding DUF4878 domain-containing protein, translating into MKKLFLAIVAMLFLIGCGGGGAENVAKSFIEAAYKGDTKTAVSLVYLSKEDMENESARPTLEGKVGMLVGDAMQVAKKHNGLKSIEIVDKNLGEDVGTVKVRIVFKDGKTIDDMMKVRKNHKGAWKVDIF; encoded by the coding sequence ATGAAAAAGCTATTTTTAGCAATTGTTGCAATGCTGTTTTTAATCGGTTGTGGCGGCGGCGGTGCCGAAAATGTGGCAAAAAGCTTCATAGAAGCTGCTTATAAAGGCGATACCAAAACAGCTGTTAGCCTAGTATATCTTAGCAAAGAGGATATGGAAAACGAGAGTGCCAGACCTACATTAGAGGGCAAAGTGGGTATGTTGGTAGGTGATGCTATGCAAGTAGCCAAAAAACATAACGGTCTAAAATCGATTGAAATCGTAGATAAAAATCTCGGCGAGGATGTCGGCACGGTGAAAGTGCGGATAGTTTTTAAAGACGGCAAAACGATAGATGATATGATGAAAGTGCGCAAAAATCACAAAGGAGCGTGGAAGGTGGATATTTTCTAA
- a CDS encoding CCA tRNA nucleotidyltransferase, which translates to MQVSTTELKIYQNSDFKAIFKLLKKHTKRAYFVGGFVRDFFLKRETSDIDIEVYDINPQKFDEIMSELGAQGVGKSYFVYKFKNFDISLPRTERKVGVGHKAFEVEITNDEKIGARRRDFTINSMMINIFSLEVLDFYGGVADLQNQILRMVDSKTFVEDSLRVYRGVQFAARFNLKIEQQSFKFMRSIDTSDLSVERIRGELMKLFGAKFAGLGLVILHDLGLFEKIFGVKISGEQCEKIAKFIDNGRKFVKDEAFFLYAVLNLLGLDKKQILENLKLNSHFKRILTEPFHKKIDDEKLMQIALQMPINSWLGAYNKTRINRAKKLGIYEKKFASKVGSEAVINDGFKGKEIANEIKRRQEIEINEYLKNVKFF; encoded by the coding sequence TTGCAAGTATCGACAACAGAGTTGAAAATTTATCAAAATAGCGATTTTAAGGCTATTTTCAAACTTTTAAAAAAACACACAAAAAGAGCGTATTTTGTCGGTGGTTTTGTGCGTGATTTTTTCTTAAAGCGTGAAACCAGCGACATTGACATTGAAGTTTATGATATAAATCCCCAAAAATTCGATGAGATTATGAGTGAGCTTGGCGCACAAGGCGTAGGAAAAAGCTATTTTGTCTATAAATTTAAAAATTTTGACATTTCCCTGCCACGCACCGAACGCAAGGTCGGAGTAGGGCATAAGGCGTTTGAAGTCGAAATCACAAATGACGAAAAAATCGGTGCTAGGCGTAGAGATTTTACCATAAATTCGATGATGATAAATATTTTTTCGCTCGAAGTGCTGGATTTTTACGGCGGCGTGGCTGATTTGCAAAACCAAATTTTGCGCATGGTCGATAGCAAAACCTTTGTGGAAGATAGTTTGCGCGTATATCGTGGCGTGCAGTTTGCGGCAAGATTTAATCTAAAAATCGAACAGCAGAGCTTTAAATTTATGCGTAGTATCGATACGAGCGATTTAAGTGTCGAGCGAATTCGGGGTGAGCTAATGAAGCTTTTTGGTGCTAAATTTGCTGGTTTGGGGCTAGTAATCTTGCATGATTTGGGGCTTTTTGAGAAAATTTTTGGCGTGAAAATTTCTGGGGAGCAATGCGAAAAAATCGCAAAATTTATCGACAACGGACGAAAATTTGTAAAAGATGAAGCGTTTTTTTTATATGCTGTTTTAAATTTGCTAGGCTTAGACAAAAAGCAAATTTTAGAAAATTTAAAGCTAAATTCGCATTTCAAACGCATTTTAACCGAGCCGTTTCATAAAAAAATCGACGATGAAAAACTAATGCAAATCGCCTTGCAAATGCCTATAAATTCGTGGCTTGGAGCATATAATAAAACTCGCATAAATCGCGCTAAAAAACTTGGAATTTATGAGAAAAAATTTGCTTCAAAAGTAGGAAGCGAAGCCGTTATAAACGACGGATTTAAAGGTAAAGAAATCGCAAATGAAATCAAACGCCGTCAAGAAATAGAGATAAATGAGTATTTGAAAAATGTCAAATTTTTCTAA
- a CDS encoding lipid-binding SYLF domain-containing protein, protein MKKLLLSTILVLCGYLHADVSANQEVIAATNVVKSFAHDKNFGVSAQYIKNAKAVAILTDVKRLAAGASIQYGDGIFSVKGEDGEWSAPIFIKYRGFGAGIQAGYETSDVVMLFQTTKSYQDIFNGMETLEVNAGATIGEGYRSGAATDLPDISAWMVSPGEQTGVFVGASLDHARIVIDDQLTNDYYGRIYDYEDILNDSPKATKYTRNLKDTLRKYISNAQAYNVGDAKAVAPINTVAKKYQNGKPIVSNRPYNKGVRK, encoded by the coding sequence ATGAAAAAACTTTTACTTTCTACAATCTTAGTTCTTTGTGGTTACTTACATGCAGATGTAAGCGCAAACCAAGAAGTAATTGCAGCTACAAATGTTGTAAAATCGTTTGCACATGACAAAAATTTTGGGGTTTCTGCACAATATATTAAAAATGCAAAAGCCGTTGCTATTTTAACCGATGTTAAACGCCTTGCAGCCGGTGCTTCTATCCAATACGGCGACGGAATTTTTAGCGTAAAAGGCGAAGACGGCGAGTGGAGCGCTCCGATTTTCATCAAATATCGCGGTTTTGGCGCAGGAATTCAAGCAGGATATGAAACAAGTGATGTTGTAATGCTTTTTCAAACTACAAAATCTTATCAAGACATATTTAACGGCATGGAAACACTAGAAGTAAATGCTGGTGCAACTATCGGTGAAGGTTATAGAAGTGGTGCAGCGACTGATTTACCTGACATTTCAGCATGGATGGTAAGTCCTGGCGAACAAACAGGTGTTTTTGTTGGTGCTTCACTAGATCACGCTAGAATCGTAATCGACGATCAACTAACAAATGATTATTATGGTAGAATTTATGATTATGAAGATATTTTAAATGATTCTCCAAAAGCTACAAAATATACTAGAAATTTAAAAGATACACTTAGAAAATATATTTCAAACGCTCAGGCTTACAATGTAGGTGACGCAAAAGCCGTAGCACCTATAAATACCGTTGCTAAAAAATATCAAAACGGAAAGCCGATTGTTTCAAATCGCCCATATAATAAAGGCGTAAGAAAATAA
- a CDS encoding DUF1104 domain-containing protein translates to MKTKFLVLAAVLATSLVAADFSGKTNAEVIASTDSKSPASLANSAFELDKRIGAQKKEIMETCFKFHNLMKNELNGKSPEEKKKFMNEFRKAYNAQLDSLSSAEKAEFNTQACKFGSKNDKIKHFKKDGKGGFGHVPKFGKDFNGTKPVRPKFGKGDAEIPPQPKPKLEPK, encoded by the coding sequence ATGAAAACAAAATTTTTAGTTTTAGCTGCCGTTTTGGCTACTTCGTTAGTTGCGGCTGATTTTAGCGGTAAAACAAACGCAGAAGTTATCGCTTCAACAGATAGCAAAAGTCCTGCTTCACTAGCAAATTCAGCTTTTGAGTTAGATAAAAGAATCGGCGCTCAAAAAAAGGAAATAATGGAAACTTGTTTTAAATTTCATAATTTAATGAAAAATGAGCTAAACGGCAAAAGCCCGGAAGAAAAGAAAAAATTTATGAACGAGTTTCGCAAAGCTTATAATGCACAACTTGATTCGCTTTCAAGTGCCGAAAAAGCAGAATTTAATACACAGGCTTGTAAGTTTGGTTCAAAAAATGATAAAATAAAACATTTTAAAAAGGACGGTAAAGGCGGTTTTGGACATGTGCCAAAATTTGGAAAAGATTTTAACGGCACGAAGCCGGTAAGACCAAAATTTGGTAAAGGTGATGCTGAAATTCCGCCACAACCAAAACCAAAACTTGAACCAAAATAA
- a CDS encoding tRNA (cytidine(34)-2'-O)-methyltransferase has product MFNIVLVSPQIPQNTGTIGRLCVNANLKLHIIKPTIFDLSDKAVRRAGLDYWKKLNPTIWESLDEFMSANSHNLHRFFFATTKSEKPYFQAEFQKGDFLFFGGESTGLPMELMQKNWQNAITIPMGKDGRSLNLAISVGIVAYEAIRQNFSEFGANL; this is encoded by the coding sequence ATGTTTAATATAGTCTTAGTTAGCCCACAAATTCCGCAAAATACAGGCACTATCGGGCGTTTGTGCGTAAATGCAAATTTGAAACTGCATATCATTAAGCCAACCATTTTTGATTTAAGCGATAAAGCTGTAAGAAGAGCAGGGCTAGATTACTGGAAAAAGCTAAATCCCACTATTTGGGAGAGTTTAGACGAATTTATGAGTGCGAATTCGCATAACCTGCACCGATTTTTTTTCGCCACGACCAAAAGCGAAAAGCCTTATTTTCAGGCTGAATTTCAAAAGGGAGATTTTTTGTTTTTTGGCGGTGAAAGCACGGGACTTCCAATGGAGCTAATGCAAAAAAACTGGCAAAATGCCATAACAATCCCAATGGGAAAAGACGGCAGAAGCCTAAATTTGGCTATAAGTGTAGGTATTGTGGCGTATGAAGCGATAAGACAAAATTTTAGCGAATTTGGAGCAAATTTATGA
- a CDS encoding response regulator transcription factor: MNKILVLEDENMLNDMICDYLSSKGFVVTGCKSYDEALDLAYEGNFDLWIFDVKIIGGNGFELLRELRDAEKLTPCIFVTSLNSLDDLNKGFLSGCDDFLKKPFELAELLLRVNNLLKRNFAHKINKKDDLGDGYVFDIYDKILYKDGKMIKLSKKELDLLALLLQKRGQFVSRDEIFNAIWSYDEIPSELSLRVYIRNLRLYLKDKIVSKSKVGYSYAD; encoded by the coding sequence ATGAATAAAATTCTTGTCTTGGAAGATGAAAATATGTTAAATGATATGATATGTGATTATCTATCATCAAAGGGTTTTGTTGTAACAGGGTGTAAAAGTTACGATGAAGCCCTTGACTTGGCTTACGAAGGAAATTTTGATCTGTGGATTTTTGATGTTAAGATTATCGGTGGAAACGGCTTTGAGCTTTTGCGTGAGCTAAGAGATGCCGAAAAACTCACACCTTGCATTTTTGTAACTTCCTTAAATAGCTTGGACGATTTAAACAAGGGCTTTTTAAGTGGTTGTGATGATTTTTTGAAAAAGCCGTTTGAGTTAGCCGAGCTTTTACTTCGTGTAAATAATCTTTTAAAGCGAAATTTTGCTCACAAAATTAACAAAAAAGATGATTTGGGCGACGGATATGTTTTTGATATTTACGACAAAATTCTCTACAAAGACGGAAAAATGATAAAACTATCCAAAAAAGAGCTTGATTTGCTTGCACTTTTGCTTCAAAAACGGGGACAATTTGTCAGCAGAGACGAAATTTTCAATGCCATTTGGAGTTACGATGAAATTCCAAGCGAGTTAAGTTTGCGCGTTTATATACGCAATCTTAGGCTCTATCTAAAAGATAAAATCGTATCTAAATCAAAGGTCGGTTACTCTTATGCAGATTAG
- a CDS encoding diacylglycerol kinase, translated as MKIKYKFFKNWGYAMKGLGDVLKTEMSFRIELVFVVIFSIVNLFLPINLTLHLVLEMALFGVLITEILNSAIERIVDLVSPEWNELAGKAKDAGSAGVFLSITIAVICWVLVLANLIFS; from the coding sequence ATGAAGATAAAATATAAATTTTTTAAAAACTGGGGCTATGCTATGAAGGGCTTGGGCGATGTTTTAAAAACAGAAATGAGCTTTCGCATAGAGCTTGTTTTTGTCGTGATTTTTAGCATTGTAAATCTATTTTTGCCGATAAATTTAACGCTTCATTTGGTGCTTGAAATGGCACTTTTTGGCGTTTTGATAACTGAAATTTTAAACTCTGCTATCGAGCGGATTGTAGATTTAGTAAGCCCCGAGTGGAACGAACTAGCAGGAAAAGCCAAAGACGCCGGTTCAGCAGGGGTTTTTTTAAGCATTACAATTGCAGTTATTTGCTGGGTTTTGGTTTTAGCAAATTTGATTTTTAGCTAA
- the purU gene encoding formyltetrahydrofolate deformylase produces the protein MKKYILKIDCNDEKGLIYRIADTVFKFNLNIAKNHEFVDHGVGRFFFRAEIDADEKLDVAGFCGLLNAVLGGKANINFKEAKKKNIIVLATKETHCLGDLLIKNQSGEINANILAVVANHDDLQSLVEKFEIPFFCVKSDGIEREKHEKMVLEVMSKFDFDYAVLAKYMRILSPEFVSHYEEKIINIHHSFLPAFIGANPYKQAYERGVKIIGATAHFVNNNLDEGPIITQDVVRVNHEMSWQEMRRAGRNVERNVLASALDLVFDDRIFVYNNKTVIF, from the coding sequence ATGAAAAAATATATTTTAAAAATCGATTGCAATGACGAAAAAGGCTTGATTTATCGTATCGCTGATACTGTTTTTAAATTTAATCTAAATATCGCAAAAAACCACGAATTTGTCGATCACGGCGTGGGGCGATTTTTTTTTAGAGCTGAGATTGACGCTGATGAAAAGCTCGATGTAGCAGGATTTTGCGGACTTTTAAATGCAGTGCTTGGTGGAAAAGCAAACATTAATTTCAAAGAAGCAAAAAAGAAAAATATCATCGTCCTAGCGACCAAAGAAACGCACTGCTTGGGCGATTTGCTTATCAAAAATCAAAGCGGCGAAATAAACGCAAATATCCTAGCGGTCGTGGCAAACCACGATGATTTGCAAAGCTTAGTTGAAAAATTTGAAATTCCGTTTTTTTGCGTTAAAAGCGACGGCATTGAGCGAGAAAAGCACGAAAAAATGGTGCTTGAAGTGATGAGCAAATTTGATTTTGATTATGCAGTTTTGGCAAAATATATGCGAATTTTAAGCCCTGAGTTTGTCAGCCATTATGAAGAAAAAATCATAAACATACACCACTCGTTTTTGCCTGCTTTTATCGGTGCAAACCCTTACAAACAAGCCTACGAACGGGGCGTGAAGATTATCGGTGCGACGGCTCATTTTGTCAATAACAACCTTGATGAAGGACCAATCATCACCCAAGATGTCGTGCGTGTTAATCACGAGATGAGCTGGCAAGAAATGCGTCGAGCTGGGCGAAATGTGGAGAGAAATGTCTTAGCAAGCGCGTTAGATCTTGTTTTTGATGATAGAATTTTTGTTTATAATAACAAAACGGTGATTTTTTAG
- a CDS encoding M23 family metallopeptidase, which produces MKNLVILALFLVNLFSHEIINGDVLILKFDKKSVKSAFLDKKKINLTINPQNDSEFIAILPANYRQKDDLNLKITTIWGEENEVVHLKQGEYKKEVLSVEPAKVNPPKSVQSRIKKEYDEAVAIYAKTTPKYLFNEPFIVPLDSKITSNFGNGRIFNGSVKSYHSGTDFRAAIGTKIIAANDGIVKIAKDRYYAGGSVIIDHGGGIYSQYYHLDKILVKVGNSVKRGDLIGLSGATGRVSGPHLHFGIAINGTSVNPINFVEKINRAIFEE; this is translated from the coding sequence ATGAAAAATTTAGTGATTTTAGCCCTTTTTTTAGTAAATTTGTTTTCGCACGAGATTATAAACGGCGATGTTTTAATACTTAAATTTGACAAAAAAAGTGTCAAAAGTGCCTTTTTGGACAAAAAAAAGATAAATTTGACTATAAATCCGCAAAACGATAGCGAATTTATCGCAATTTTACCTGCAAATTATCGCCAAAAAGATGATTTAAATTTAAAAATCACTACGATTTGGGGCGAAGAAAATGAAGTTGTTCATTTAAAACAAGGCGAGTATAAAAAAGAAGTTTTAAGTGTCGAACCAGCCAAAGTAAATCCGCCAAAATCCGTTCAATCTCGCATAAAAAAAGAGTATGATGAAGCTGTGGCGATTTATGCAAAAACCACGCCAAAATATCTATTTAACGAGCCTTTTATCGTGCCTTTGGATAGCAAAATCACTTCGAATTTTGGCAACGGACGCATTTTTAACGGAAGCGTAAAAAGCTATCACTCAGGCACTGATTTTCGCGCTGCTATCGGCACCAAAATCATCGCTGCTAACGACGGCATTGTAAAAATCGCAAAAGATAGGTATTATGCGGGCGGTTCTGTTATCATCGATCATGGCGGTGGAATTTACTCGCAGTATTATCATTTAGATAAAATTTTGGTTAAAGTTGGCAATAGCGTAAAAAGGGGCGATTTAATAGGACTTAGTGGCGCAACAGGGCGTGTGAGCGGTCCGCATTTGCATTTTGGTATCGCCATAAACGGAACTAGTGTCAATCCGATAAATTTCGTGGAAAAAATCAATAGAGCGATTTTTGAGGAGTAA
- a CDS encoding YiiX/YebB-like N1pC/P60 family cysteine hydrolase, with protein MKFKISLLIFLGFVLFCVVQIPQIRQIFPNFTLFKNSKSKTLTREDLQNLPNFEVGDLIFRLGDEFDSLLIARISDFRYSHIGVVIDTAPLTILHATVGGGETDKENGAVIKSSFDEFLAHARKIGVARINFLTQTQKNELVQNLKAKLGEKFILAKSTEPNLYCTTLIEREIFKIYPNFTPKYTQINAPIFKGLYLTPKAFWEYDGVEILYESW; from the coding sequence ATGAAATTCAAAATTTCGCTTCTTATTTTTTTGGGATTTGTGCTGTTTTGTGTGGTGCAAATCCCACAAATTCGCCAAATTTTTCCAAATTTTACTCTTTTTAAAAATTCAAAATCTAAAACCCTAACTCGTGAAGATTTGCAAAATTTGCCAAATTTTGAAGTAGGGGATTTGATTTTTCGGCTTGGTGATGAGTTTGATAGTTTGCTAATCGCACGCATCAGCGACTTTCGTTACTCGCATATTGGTGTGGTGATAGATACTGCCCCGCTTACTATCTTGCACGCTACTGTGGGCGGCGGCGAGACAGACAAGGAAAATGGAGCCGTGATAAAAAGTAGCTTTGATGAGTTTTTGGCACACGCTAGAAAAATTGGCGTGGCTAGGATAAATTTTTTAACTCAAACGCAAAAAAACGAGCTTGTGCAAAATTTAAAAGCCAAGCTTGGCGAAAAATTTATTTTAGCAAAATCGACTGAGCCAAATTTATACTGCACCACGCTCATTGAGCGTGAAATTTTTAAAATTTATCCAAATTTTACCCCAAAATATACACAAATTAATGCACCTATTTTTAAAGGTTTGTATCTTACACCAAAGGCTTTTTGGGAATATGACGGAGTGGAAATTTTATACGAGAGTTGGTAA